From Methanomassiliicoccales archaeon, one genomic window encodes:
- a CDS encoding radical SAM protein, producing MISFGPVPSRRLGRSLGVNNIPPKTCTYSCVYCQLGRTSGMTLKRSSFFGPKRVLEDVGKRVSCLEKMGERIDYIAFVPDGEPTLDRDLGSEISGMKELGYPVAVITNSSLLSDIEVREELAMADWVSLKADAALEEAWRAVDRPHGKLTLEEMIDGMLLFKDDYEGTLCTETMLINGLNDTPAVLEATSDLIADISPNRAYLSIPVRPPAEGWALAPDAEHIILALTIFMERGLKSEMLSSLGEGRFSLAGDIETEILRITSVHPMDKRSLGDLLKTAHKDWTLVDELMDRGELISLKLGNEIFYMRNLGTNTGK from the coding sequence ATAATCTCCTTCGGCCCTGTTCCCTCGCGACGTCTGGGTAGGAGCCTCGGCGTCAACAACATACCTCCCAAGACCTGCACCTATTCCTGCGTGTATTGCCAATTGGGGAGAACGAGTGGAATGACGCTTAAGAGATCGAGTTTCTTCGGTCCGAAGCGTGTTCTTGAAGATGTTGGGAAAAGGGTGAGCTGCCTCGAAAAGATGGGCGAGAGGATCGACTATATCGCCTTCGTTCCCGACGGTGAGCCAACGCTCGATAGGGATTTGGGTTCTGAGATATCGGGAATGAAGGAACTGGGATATCCAGTAGCCGTCATAACAAACTCCTCCCTATTATCGGACATCGAAGTCAGGGAAGAGCTCGCCATGGCAGATTGGGTAAGTCTTAAGGCAGATGCTGCTTTGGAAGAGGCTTGGCGAGCGGTGGATCGGCCCCATGGGAAGCTCACACTCGAGGAAATGATCGATGGAATGCTTCTCTTCAAGGATGATTATGAGGGAACCCTGTGCACAGAGACTATGCTAATAAATGGTTTGAACGACACCCCCGCTGTTCTAGAAGCCACCTCAGATCTGATAGCCGACATTTCCCCAAATCGGGCATATCTGTCCATCCCGGTCAGACCACCCGCCGAAGGTTGGGCATTAGCACCCGATGCAGAGCATATCATACTGGCCCTGACGATTTTCATGGAAAGGGGTTTGAAGAGTGAGATGCTTTCCTCACTTGGAGAGGGGAGATTCTCTCTGGCGGGTGATATCGAAACGGAGATACTCCGCATCACATCGGTCCATCCCATGGACAAGAGGTCTCTTGGCGATCTCCTGAAGACCGCTCATAAGGATTGGACTCTGGTTGATGAGCTCATGGATAGGGGAGAATTGATCAGCCTCAAGCTCGGCAATGAGATCTTCTACATGAGGAATCTCGGTACAAATACGGGGAAATGA
- a CDS encoding methyltransferase domain-containing protein codes for MNRSPELKVGFGMINEIILQPIRSILLRTSLEIGVFDVLSDFTSSIDVSKRLGTHHDNTRYLLDGLASCDLVEKNNQMYRNTEMSRLYLVSESANYMGSYIQLYQRSLIDALDDLTEMVQKGSIPSPPKVVDGSYDEFEEYVKALASAAKGGTARIAARIVSQQPEFPTMRRMLDIGGGPGIIAMAIVDPHPFMKGVIFEQPAMAEVARKNISDFGMEDRMEVISGNFLTDPLEESFDLIWTSFCLYFAKHHLDETIKKIFEALEPGGIFISLHEGLNEEGTKPEILVLPNIAMNMNGHDTAFESGEIVEAMRRSGFSDVRSRPEDSPFGEVEVVIGKKE; via the coding sequence ATGAACAGATCCCCCGAGCTGAAGGTTGGATTTGGAATGATCAACGAGATCATTCTGCAACCGATCAGGTCTATACTATTGAGAACTAGTCTCGAAATCGGAGTCTTTGATGTCCTCTCGGATTTCACTTCCTCCATAGATGTTTCAAAGAGATTGGGTACACATCATGATAACACCCGTTATCTTCTGGATGGACTGGCGTCCTGTGATCTGGTGGAAAAGAATAATCAGATGTATAGGAATACCGAGATGTCCAGACTCTATCTCGTAAGCGAGAGCGCCAACTATATGGGCTCTTATATACAGCTATACCAGAGATCACTCATCGATGCCTTGGACGACCTGACGGAAATGGTGCAAAAAGGCTCGATACCTTCGCCCCCCAAGGTTGTTGACGGCTCTTATGACGAATTCGAAGAGTATGTAAAGGCTCTGGCCAGCGCGGCAAAGGGAGGGACCGCTCGAATAGCGGCCCGTATCGTGAGTCAACAACCAGAGTTTCCAACCATGCGAAGGATGCTTGATATCGGTGGTGGACCCGGAATAATAGCAATGGCCATTGTAGATCCACATCCTTTCATGAAGGGAGTTATCTTCGAACAGCCAGCCATGGCCGAGGTGGCAAGAAAAAATATTTCGGATTTCGGAATGGAGGACAGAATGGAGGTTATCTCCGGGAACTTCCTGACCGATCCTTTAGAAGAATCTTTTGATCTTATCTGGACCAGTTTCTGCCTCTACTTCGCGAAGCATCATCTGGACGAGACGATCAAAAAGATATTTGAAGCTCTAGAGCCGGGAGGCATTTTCATCTCGCTGCATGAAGGCTTGAATGAGGAAGGTACAAAGCCGGAGATACTAGTGCTTCCAAACATCGCGATGAACATGAACGGGCATGACACGGCCTTCGAAAGTGGCGAGATCGTGGAAGCGATGAGGCGAAGCGGATTCTCAGATGTCAGGAGCAGACCTGAAGACAGTCCCTTTGGAGAGGTTGAGGTCGTCATAGGAAAGAAAGAATAG
- a CDS encoding phenylalanine--tRNA ligase subunit beta codes for MPVINFDHRDLTELMGFDVPMKELLEKIPMMGADLHDFDEETGEIAMEFFPSRPDLFSVEGIARALRAFLGKEAGMKLYPTEDSGMVLYRDPSVLEVRPYVVAGVIRNVVMTDELIKSLMEVQEKLHLTMGRKRAKVSIGIHDLDRVEPPFKYKAVDPESVSFVPLAKDEEMNLREILERHEKGIDYAFVLEGKEHYPLILDRNDEVLSFPPIINGRLTTVTESTENLFIDVTGTDFKAISGALNIVATSIAERGAIIQTVKVIAEEEFITPDLEPRRWELDADFCRSFLGMNITDEEIVIALKRMGYDASVDNGKVKVLVPATRLDILHPVDLAEDVAIGHGYENFGSTLPRVQTFGSLRPIERASDQIKQLMIGYGYMEVTTLMLSNPGEQFAMMSIPSHEVVEIQNPLGEDYTCMRWHLLPSLFEVVRKNKHRDLPQRIFEVGDVMVDLKRTRHLAGLSVHSRVSFTEMKSLTESILRDISIDHEIRPLSSGMYLGGRAASVSIEGIEVGHFGEIDPEVISKMELGYPVGAFELDIDTMLSTRLGKIF; via the coding sequence ATGCCAGTCATCAATTTCGACCACCGAGACCTGACTGAGCTCATGGGGTTCGATGTTCCCATGAAAGAGCTCTTGGAGAAGATACCCATGATGGGTGCCGATCTGCACGATTTCGACGAGGAGACGGGTGAGATCGCGATGGAGTTCTTCCCCAGCAGGCCGGATCTTTTCAGCGTGGAGGGCATAGCGCGAGCGTTACGCGCCTTCTTAGGGAAGGAGGCCGGAATGAAGCTCTATCCCACTGAGGATTCGGGTATGGTGCTTTATAGGGATCCCAGCGTCCTTGAAGTACGGCCTTACGTGGTTGCAGGAGTAATCAGGAACGTGGTGATGACTGACGAACTCATCAAATCGCTCATGGAGGTCCAGGAGAAGCTCCACCTAACTATGGGGCGGAAGAGGGCCAAGGTTTCCATCGGAATCCATGACCTTGACAGGGTAGAGCCACCCTTCAAGTACAAGGCCGTCGACCCGGAATCTGTATCATTCGTTCCTCTGGCCAAGGATGAGGAGATGAATCTTCGAGAGATCCTCGAGAGGCATGAAAAGGGGATCGATTACGCGTTCGTTCTGGAGGGGAAGGAACACTACCCGCTGATCCTGGACCGAAACGATGAAGTACTTTCATTCCCACCGATCATAAACGGTCGCCTGACCACGGTGACCGAGTCGACGGAGAACCTGTTCATCGACGTCACCGGTACAGATTTCAAGGCAATATCCGGAGCGCTCAATATTGTGGCGACCTCCATAGCTGAGCGGGGAGCCATAATCCAGACAGTCAAGGTTATTGCCGAGGAGGAATTCATCACTCCGGATCTGGAGCCTCGGAGATGGGAGCTTGATGCCGATTTCTGCCGTTCCTTCCTCGGAATGAACATCACCGATGAGGAGATAGTGATCGCCCTCAAGAGAATGGGATATGATGCATCCGTTGACAACGGCAAAGTGAAGGTATTGGTACCCGCAACCAGACTGGATATCCTACATCCCGTGGATCTTGCCGAGGACGTGGCCATTGGCCATGGTTATGAGAACTTCGGCTCGACACTTCCTCGGGTCCAGACATTTGGCAGCCTCAGGCCTATAGAGCGTGCTTCTGATCAGATCAAGCAGCTCATGATAGGATATGGATACATGGAGGTAACTACACTAATGCTATCCAACCCTGGAGAACAGTTCGCGATGATGAGCATCCCGTCTCATGAAGTGGTGGAGATCCAGAATCCTCTTGGAGAGGATTACACTTGCATGCGCTGGCACTTGCTACCAAGCCTTTTCGAGGTGGTTCGCAAGAACAAGCACCGCGATCTTCCTCAAAGGATCTTCGAGGTAGGTGATGTGATGGTCGATCTGAAGCGAACCCGTCATCTAGCAGGTCTTTCGGTCCATTCCAGGGTAAGCTTCACCGAAATGAAATCCTTGACGGAGAGCATCCTGAGGGACATCTCCATTGACCATGAGATCAGACCATTATCGTCGGGTATGTATCTAGGGGGAAGGGCCGCCTCTGTATCCATAGAAGGGATCGAAGTTGGACATTTCGGGGAGATCGACCCTGAGGTAATTTCAAAAATGGAGCTGGGCTATCCAGTTGGCGCATTCGAGCTGGATATCGACACCATGCTTTCAACCAGGCTGGGCAAGATTTTCTAA
- a CDS encoding glycerate kinase, producing MNIQRRTQLIKGEDPIARMDMLEVLEAAVRSIDSYRCVNDSLSFEDGLLRVGDVSIDLHEVERILVVGTGKASVGMTRAVLDVLGDRINEGYLNVLDEGHIGPINLHKSTHPHPSEENRQGAERILALCEEADENDLVICLISGGGSAMMSLPPENVSVEDKRRTSELLMLAGANIEEINTVRKHLSRVKGGNLVRACHPAMVLSLILSDVVGDPLESICSGPTAPDPTTFSDALTVLDKYDLMGKAPRSVVDHLLRGEDETPKPGNPIFEKVENVIVGNNWRALMAAKGRAIELGYKAIILTSALEGEAREVGKVLGSIGSEVTLHHDPIGPPAILLAGGETTVTVKGGGRGGRNCELVLGALPKLSKGVTLISFGTDGVDGNSNAGGAIGDAGSIRSDIDEFLESNDSASYFEREDSLIVTGPTGTNVGDVIILAVRKE from the coding sequence TTGAATATTCAAAGAAGGACCCAGCTGATCAAAGGCGAAGATCCAATAGCCAGGATGGACATGTTGGAGGTATTGGAGGCCGCCGTGCGCTCGATCGACTCCTACCGATGTGTCAATGACTCTCTTTCCTTTGAGGATGGTCTACTCAGAGTGGGAGATGTCTCGATCGATCTGCATGAGGTTGAAAGGATACTTGTCGTGGGAACGGGTAAGGCGTCCGTGGGCATGACTCGCGCCGTGCTTGATGTCCTGGGAGACAGGATAAATGAAGGATATCTCAACGTCCTGGATGAGGGCCATATAGGACCTATCAATCTGCACAAGAGCACTCACCCTCATCCAAGTGAGGAGAACCGCCAAGGAGCGGAGAGAATACTGGCTTTATGTGAGGAAGCAGACGAGAATGATCTGGTCATCTGCCTCATTTCGGGGGGAGGATCTGCCATGATGTCTCTGCCTCCAGAGAATGTGAGCGTGGAGGACAAGAGGAGAACTTCCGAATTGTTGATGTTGGCCGGCGCGAACATTGAGGAGATCAACACCGTGAGAAAGCATCTATCCCGGGTCAAAGGGGGAAATCTGGTCAGAGCATGCCATCCTGCCATGGTGTTGAGCCTAATATTATCAGATGTGGTCGGAGATCCGCTGGAAAGCATATGCTCCGGACCGACCGCTCCCGACCCCACCACCTTTTCTGACGCACTTACGGTTCTAGACAAGTACGATCTCATGGGTAAGGCCCCTCGGAGCGTCGTGGACCATCTGCTACGAGGTGAGGATGAGACGCCCAAGCCTGGGAACCCAATCTTCGAGAAGGTTGAGAATGTGATAGTAGGCAACAACTGGAGAGCTCTCATGGCAGCGAAGGGGAGAGCTATCGAGCTTGGATACAAAGCGATCATTCTCACCTCCGCGCTCGAAGGGGAGGCGAGGGAGGTTGGCAAGGTGTTGGGATCAATTGGAAGCGAGGTCACCCTTCACCACGACCCGATCGGGCCTCCCGCCATCCTGCTTGCAGGAGGGGAGACCACCGTGACAGTAAAGGGAGGAGGAAGAGGAGGACGCAACTGCGAACTGGTTCTGGGGGCTCTTCCTAAGCTAAGCAAGGGAGTCACCCTGATCTCCTTCGGTACAGATGGTGTTGACGGTAATTCGAACGCGGGAGGAGCTATTGGAGATGCAGGATCGATCAGATCTGATATCGACGAATTCCTGGAAAGTAACGATTCAGCCAGCTATTTCGAGAGAGAAGATTCGCTCATAGTAACCGGTCCAACAGGTACCAACGTGGGGGATGTCATAATACTGGCAGTGAGAAAAGAATAA
- a CDS encoding D-glycerate dehydrogenase, protein MALPKVLITRRIPDSGFEILENKVDMDIFEGDRPISKDELLERVKGKDGLYCLLSDRIDREVIEAAGNTLKIISNYAVGYNNIDVAFATQNGVMVTNTPGALREATADLSWALIMAVARRIPESDRFVREGKFLGWGPKLMLGYEVYGKTIGIVGLGDIGSAVARRANGFNMRILYHSRTRKTELEEELGAVKVELDDLLRESDFISLHVPLTPETRHLIGEREIDLMKDTAIVVNLARGEVIDENALVAALREKRIAGAGLDVFENEPNLTPGLTELYNVVLTPHTGSATFQSRDTMAIMAAQDLLLALSGKRPINLVNPKVLEG, encoded by the coding sequence ATGGCGCTACCCAAGGTTCTCATCACCAGGAGGATACCAGATTCGGGATTTGAAATCCTGGAGAACAAGGTCGATATGGATATCTTCGAGGGGGATCGACCGATCTCAAAGGACGAACTTCTTGAAAGAGTCAAGGGTAAGGATGGGCTCTACTGCTTGCTGTCCGACAGGATAGACCGCGAGGTGATCGAGGCTGCCGGTAACACTCTCAAGATCATATCGAATTATGCGGTCGGTTACAACAATATCGATGTGGCTTTCGCAACTCAGAATGGAGTGATGGTCACAAATACCCCAGGCGCTCTAAGGGAGGCAACCGCAGATCTCTCCTGGGCGCTGATCATGGCTGTCGCCAGAAGGATACCGGAGTCAGATCGTTTCGTGCGAGAGGGCAAATTCTTAGGCTGGGGTCCCAAATTGATGCTGGGATACGAGGTCTACGGTAAGACCATAGGCATCGTTGGCCTAGGAGACATTGGATCCGCAGTGGCCAGGAGGGCCAATGGCTTCAACATGAGGATTTTATACCACAGCAGGACCAGGAAGACCGAACTCGAGGAGGAGCTGGGAGCGGTGAAGGTCGAACTCGATGATCTTCTCCGGGAATCGGACTTCATATCTCTCCATGTTCCCCTGACACCCGAGACCAGACATCTGATCGGGGAGAGGGAGATCGACCTGATGAAGGATACAGCCATCGTGGTGAATCTCGCTAGGGGAGAAGTTATCGACGAGAATGCGCTTGTTGCGGCACTGAGGGAGAAGAGGATAGCGGGCGCGGGCCTTGATGTCTTCGAGAACGAGCCTAACCTCACTCCTGGATTGACTGAACTGTATAATGTGGTCCTGACTCCGCACACCGGAAGTGCGACCTTTCAATCCAGGGATACCATGGCGATCATGGCAGCCCAAGATCTGCTGTTGGCACTATCTGGAAAGAGGCCAATCAATCTCGTTAACCCAAAGGTTCTGGAGGGCTGA
- the hmgA gene encoding hydroxymethylglutaryl-CoA reductase (NADPH), which produces MVGGLKNRGRTRGDVKERREAVEKFTDTKLEYISSYTFDPLLAEKNIENMIGCVQVPVGFVGPLLINGEHAQGEFLIPMATTEGALLASVNRGCSVITHAGGSNTIVVKDAMTRAPVFRVNGIKHGVDVVKWVKEHFDLVKEAAESTTRHGKLIEVRPFMVGRNLYLRFAYETGDAMGMNMATIATEEASMLIERETGATLVSVSGNMCVDKKPAGINSILGRGKTVHAEVNIPRSIVDEKLHTSPEAVEEACVRKNALGSSLALSYGFNAHMANIIAATFIATGQDAAQVVEGSMGTTTAESLNDGLYFSVRIPALEVGTVGGGTRLPCQSEALSMLGCLGEGKAKKLAEIIASTVLAGELSTLAAEAAGHLSSAHSELGR; this is translated from the coding sequence ATGGTAGGGGGACTCAAGAACAGAGGAAGAACTCGGGGTGATGTTAAGGAGCGCAGGGAAGCCGTTGAGAAGTTCACCGACACCAAGCTCGAGTATATATCATCCTACACGTTCGATCCCCTGTTGGCCGAGAAGAACATCGAGAACATGATCGGCTGCGTGCAGGTGCCCGTGGGCTTCGTGGGACCTTTGCTCATCAACGGTGAGCATGCCCAGGGTGAGTTCCTGATCCCCATGGCGACCACCGAAGGAGCTTTACTGGCCTCGGTGAACCGGGGATGCTCGGTCATCACCCACGCGGGCGGTTCCAATACTATAGTGGTCAAGGACGCGATGACCCGTGCCCCTGTTTTCAGGGTTAACGGGATCAAGCATGGTGTCGATGTGGTCAAATGGGTCAAAGAACACTTCGATCTGGTGAAGGAAGCGGCTGAGTCCACCACTCGACATGGCAAGCTGATTGAAGTGAGGCCGTTCATGGTCGGGAGGAATCTCTACCTCCGATTCGCCTACGAGACGGGGGACGCCATGGGCATGAACATGGCCACCATCGCTACGGAGGAGGCTTCCATGCTGATCGAGAGGGAGACTGGTGCCACCCTGGTCTCGGTCTCTGGGAACATGTGCGTCGACAAGAAGCCAGCCGGTATCAACTCTATTTTGGGCAGGGGCAAGACAGTGCACGCGGAAGTGAACATCCCCAGATCTATCGTGGATGAGAAGCTACATACTTCGCCGGAGGCTGTGGAAGAGGCATGCGTGAGGAAGAATGCGCTAGGCAGCAGTCTTGCCCTATCATACGGGTTCAACGCTCATATGGCCAATATCATAGCCGCCACATTCATCGCCACAGGACAGGATGCGGCACAGGTCGTGGAGGGAAGTATGGGAACTACCACCGCAGAGTCGTTGAATGATGGTCTTTATTTCTCGGTAAGGATCCCAGCTCTGGAGGTAGGAACCGTGGGAGGAGGGACAAGGTTACCCTGTCAGAGTGAAGCCCTCTCCATGCTGGGATGCCTGGGCGAGGGAAAGGCCAAGAAGCTCGCCGAGATCATCGCATCCACGGTCCTGGCGGGAGAACTATCCACTCTTGCGGCCGAAGCGGCGGGGCATCTCTCTAGCGCCCACAGCGAGCTGGGAAGATAG
- a CDS encoding aldehyde dehydrogenase family protein has product MKAIEHFTQAEADELVMAIGWHVVKECEALARLAVEEGGFGNYTDKLTKIRLRVTGTIQDMQSVKTVGIVEEDPKKGLVKIAKPVGVVAAIIPSTGPDATPPMKALCAAKGLNAIIVAAHPKTQKSSELAVNLMRQGCKAMGVPEDLIQIIQNPTIAKTQELMRQADLIVATGGAGMVKAAYSSGTPAYGVGVGNTVHIVDETGDIDDAAFMIARAKVFDYATSCLADNSVLAHESIYDSLVEKLVQNGAYICNAEEKARLQKVMWPKGGPIPSLDVIAKPAGHIANLANIDLPEDRTFLVVEETGTGPDYPFSGEKLSVVLSLYRYEGEIQNAVDLTNRITEYQGLGHSCGIHTSNDKHVDALAFGTRTGRVMVNQNMNEGAGSPRNGLPFTLSLSCGTWGGNITTENVNARHFVNLTWVSRIVQNPKKPPTDEELFSAYWEKYGR; this is encoded by the coding sequence ATGAAGGCCATTGAGCACTTCACGCAAGCCGAGGCAGATGAGCTGGTCATGGCAATTGGTTGGCACGTCGTCAAGGAATGCGAGGCCCTAGCGAGGCTCGCCGTCGAAGAAGGCGGATTCGGTAACTATACTGACAAACTTACCAAGATTCGACTCCGTGTCACTGGCACGATTCAGGACATGCAGAGCGTAAAGACGGTGGGTATCGTTGAGGAGGACCCCAAAAAAGGACTCGTGAAGATCGCAAAACCTGTAGGTGTGGTGGCAGCAATCATCCCATCCACCGGACCGGACGCGACACCGCCTATGAAGGCCCTCTGCGCTGCGAAGGGCTTGAATGCCATCATCGTAGCTGCGCATCCCAAAACACAGAAATCCTCGGAACTCGCCGTCAATCTCATGCGCCAGGGCTGCAAGGCCATGGGAGTGCCTGAGGACCTGATACAGATCATTCAAAACCCAACTATTGCGAAGACCCAGGAACTCATGCGTCAAGCAGATCTGATAGTGGCCACCGGTGGCGCCGGAATGGTGAAAGCCGCCTACAGCTCGGGAACGCCCGCATATGGTGTTGGTGTTGGCAACACGGTCCATATCGTGGACGAGACCGGGGACATTGACGACGCCGCGTTCATGATCGCGAGGGCGAAGGTCTTTGACTACGCCACGAGCTGCCTGGCCGACAACTCCGTTCTAGCCCATGAGTCGATATACGATTCTCTGGTGGAGAAGCTGGTTCAGAATGGTGCATACATCTGCAACGCTGAGGAGAAGGCACGCCTACAGAAGGTGATGTGGCCCAAGGGCGGACCCATTCCAAGCCTTGATGTCATCGCTAAGCCCGCAGGGCACATAGCGAATCTCGCTAACATAGATCTTCCCGAGGACCGCACCTTCTTGGTGGTGGAGGAGACCGGAACTGGCCCCGATTACCCGTTCTCGGGGGAGAAGCTGTCAGTCGTCCTCTCTCTGTACCGATACGAGGGCGAAATCCAAAATGCCGTGGACCTCACGAACAGGATCACAGAGTATCAGGGACTCGGCCACTCATGCGGAATCCATACCTCGAACGATAAGCATGTGGATGCCCTCGCATTCGGCACCCGGACGGGTCGCGTCATGGTGAACCAGAACATGAACGAGGGCGCAGGTAGCCCTCGCAATGGCCTCCCCTTCACTCTCTCCCTCTCGTGCGGGACCTGGGGAGGGAACATCACCACCGAGAACGTCAACGCCCGACACTTCGTGAACCTCACATGGGTTTCCCGCATCGTCCAGAATCCGAAGAAGCCACCGACCGACGAGGAACTCTTCTCGGCGTATTGGGAAAAATACGGTCGCTAA